The following proteins are co-located in the Aquarana catesbeiana isolate 2022-GZ linkage group LG02, ASM4218655v1, whole genome shotgun sequence genome:
- the LOC141126590 gene encoding LOW QUALITY PROTEIN: uncharacterized protein (The sequence of the model RefSeq protein was modified relative to this genomic sequence to represent the inferred CDS: inserted 2 bases in 1 codon) codes for MEAKQIKHQKDHTGERPFQCSECDKAFTWKSHLIRHKRIHTGEKSYQCSDCCKAFISKAQLITHKMIHTGDKPYQCSDCCKCFTRKLQLITHKMIHTGEKPYQCSNCDKAFRGKSELKKHERSHTGEKPYQCSDCCKAFISKAQLISHERIHTGEKPYLCSECDKAFSGKSQLIKHKKIHTGEKSYQCSECEKSFTYKENLIRHQKVHTGERPYQCSECGKAFAEKSVLILHQRVHTGERPYQCSECDKAFTRRDHLMKHKRGHTGEKPHQCPECGKVFSQKSNLITHQRIHTGEKSYQCSECGKAFSLKSDLITHQMIHTGEKPYECSKCDKAFKTKQEHIKHERIHTGEKPHQCPECEKHFAHKSSLLIHQRVHTGEKSYQCSECDKAFTVKSNLIRHQRIHTGEKPHQCSECDKAFKTKGELIIHERIHTGEKPYQCYECAKAFKTRSELIIHERSHTGEKPYQCSECDKAFTLRESLIIHERIHTGEKPYQCSECAKAFKSRLELIMHERIHTGEKPYQCSECDKAFKSKQELIRHERSHTGEKPHQCPECGKKCANLIKHQRVHTMEKPYLCSECNKAFRQKSHLITHQRVHTGEKXSECDKAFTVNAERIKHQRIHKLQLQRRNSERSGDVKEVAAKPQ; via the exons ATGGAAGCAAAACAAATCAAACACCAGAAGGATCACACTGGAGAGAGACCttttcagtgttctgaatgtgacaaagcttttacatgGAAGTCACATCTTATCAGACACAAGAGGATTCACACTGGGGAGAAGTCATATCAATGTTCTGATTGTTGTAAAGCTTTTATATCCAAGGCACAGCTTATCACACATAAAATGATTCACACTGGAGataagccatatcagtgttctgattgTTGTAAATGTTTTACAAGGAAGCTACAGCTTATCACACATAAAATGATTCACACTGGAGaaaagccatatcagtgttctaaTTGTGACAAAGCTTTTAGAGGGAAGTCGGAGCTTAAAAAACATGAGAGGagtcacactggggagaagccatatCAATGTTCTGATTGTTGTAAAGCTTTTATATCGAAGGCACAACTTATCTCACATGaaaggattcacactggagaaaagccatatctgtgttctgaatgtgacaaagcttttagtGGGAAGTCACAGCTTATCAAACACAAgaagattcacactggagagaagtcaTATCAATGTTCTGAATGTGAAAAAAGTTTTACATATAAGGAAAACCTCATCAGACACCAgaaggttcacactggagagaggccatatcagtgttctgaatgtggcaaagcttttgcaGAGAAGTCAGTTCTCATCTTACAtcagagggttcacactggagagaggccatatcagtgttctgaatgtgataaaGCTTTTACACGGAGGGACCATCTTATGAAACACAAGCGGGGCCACACTGGAGAGAAACCACATCAATGTCCAGAATGTGGAAAAGTGTTTTCACAAAAGTCAAACCTTATcacacaccagaggattcacactggagagaagtcaTATCAATGCTCTGAATGTGGGAAAGCTTTTTCATTGAAGTCAGATCTTATCACACACCAGATGATTCACACTGGAGAAAAGCCATATGAATGCTCcaaatgtgacaaagcttttaaaaCCAAGCAGGAGCATATCAAACATGaaaggattcacactggagagaagccacatCAATGTCCTGAATgtgaaaaacattttgcacataagTCAAGCCTTCTCATACACCAGAGAGTGCACACTGGAGAGAAGTCATATcaatgttcagaatgtgacaaagcttttacagtGAAGTCAAACCTTATcagacaccagaggattcacactggagagaagccgcatcagtgttctgaatgtgacaaagcttttaaaaCCAAGGGGGAGCTTATCATACAtgagaggattcacactggagagaagccttaTCAGTGTTATGAATGTGCCAAAGCTTTTAAAACAAGGTCGGAGCTTATCATACATGAGAGGagtcacactggggagaagccatatcagtgttcagaATGTGATAAAGCTTTTACACTTAGGGAAAGCCTTATAATACAtgagaggattcacactggagagaagccttatcagtgttctgaatgtgccAAAGCTTTTAAATCGAGGCTGGAGCTTATCATGCAtgagaggattcacactggagaaaagccttatcagtgttctgaatgtgacaaagcttttaaaaGCAAGCAGGAGCTTATCAGACATGAGAGGagtcacactggagagaagccacatCAATGTCCTGAATGTGGAAAAAAATGTGCAAACCTTATcaaacaccagagggttcacactatGGAGAAGCCATATCTGTGTTCTGAATGTAACAAAGCTTTTAGACAGAAGTCCCATCTTATcacacaccagagggttcacactggagagaa ctctgaatgtgacaaagcttttacagtTAATGCCGAGCGAATcaaacaccagaggattcacaagcTTCAGCTGCAGAGAAGAAACTCTGAAAGAAGTGGGGATGTTAAAGAGGTAGCAGCTAAACCACAATGA